One segment of Bradyrhizobium sp. CB2312 DNA contains the following:
- a CDS encoding tripartite tricarboxylate transporter TctB family protein translates to MKGLAIRNQRAFASGALFLAIAIFFFVVALQYPAGTAAKMGPGYFPRMLAIGLAAIGLVVMLGAIKPGASREALRQWDLKGLAWITGSVVLFGALLFPLGLVGALFALIMVSSRASPEFTWTGALTNAAVLIALCLAVFVYGLGLQLPVWPSLLN, encoded by the coding sequence ATGAAGGGATTGGCGATCCGCAACCAGCGGGCGTTCGCGTCTGGCGCGCTGTTCCTCGCCATTGCGATCTTTTTTTTCGTGGTCGCGCTGCAATACCCCGCCGGCACGGCCGCGAAGATGGGGCCGGGCTATTTCCCGCGCATGCTCGCGATCGGGCTCGCCGCCATCGGTCTCGTCGTGATGCTCGGGGCGATCAAGCCGGGCGCAAGCCGGGAGGCGCTGCGCCAATGGGATCTCAAAGGGCTCGCCTGGATCACCGGATCGGTGGTGCTGTTCGGAGCCCTGCTGTTTCCGCTCGGTCTGGTCGGCGCCTTGTTCGCCCTGATCATGGTGTCGAGCAGAGCCAGTCCCGAATTCACCTGGACGGGCGCGCTGACCAATGCGGCGGTGCTGATCGCGCTGTGCCTGGCCGTCTTCGTCTACGGCCTCGGACTGCAACTGCCCGTCTGGCCTTCACTCCTCAACTGA
- a CDS encoding carboxymuconolactone decarboxylase family protein: MSNLTPEQQALKDAYVKARGYWRPWTEGLLRLDPEFLQTYGRYAGYAAENGPLSSKMRELIYVALDGSATHLFRSGLALHLVLALQTGASAQEIIDVLRLATAQGLDGSNVGINILAEELASAGLAVDQPEPTDEQRALRSAYVAKFGDWPDFCEQWLRHDPGYFAVMLDLLAGSHAEGGLDQRSRCLISIALNACFTALDPHGLRVQIKRALRLGIDQREIVQVLQMTAHLGVHACAIGVPVLMEALDERSRAGAGGAE, translated from the coding sequence ATGTCCAACCTGACGCCGGAACAGCAGGCGCTGAAGGACGCCTACGTCAAGGCCCGTGGCTATTGGCGGCCCTGGACGGAAGGCCTGTTGCGCCTCGATCCCGAGTTTCTCCAGACCTACGGCAGATATGCGGGCTATGCCGCGGAGAACGGGCCGCTGTCGTCCAAGATGCGGGAGCTGATCTACGTCGCGCTCGACGGCTCGGCAACGCATCTGTTCCGCTCCGGCCTCGCGCTGCATCTCGTTCTTGCGCTTCAGACGGGAGCGTCGGCGCAGGAGATCATCGACGTGCTCCGGCTCGCAACGGCGCAGGGGCTCGACGGCAGCAACGTCGGCATCAATATCCTCGCCGAGGAATTGGCAAGCGCGGGCCTCGCGGTCGATCAGCCCGAGCCGACGGACGAGCAGAGGGCGCTCCGGAGCGCCTATGTGGCGAAATTCGGAGATTGGCCTGACTTCTGTGAGCAATGGCTGCGGCACGATCCCGGCTATTTCGCCGTTATGCTGGATCTGCTTGCGGGCAGCCACGCCGAAGGTGGTCTCGACCAGCGCTCGCGGTGTCTGATCTCGATCGCATTGAACGCCTGTTTCACGGCGCTCGATCCGCACGGGCTGCGTGTGCAGATCAAGCGCGCCCTGCGGCTCGGCATCGACCAGCGCGAGATCGTGCAGGTTCTCCAGATGACCGCGCATCTCGGCGTGCACGCATGCGCCATTGGCGTGCCGGTTCTGATGGAAGCCCTCGACGAGCGCTCCAGGGCCGGCGCAGGAGGAGCGGAATGA
- a CDS encoding SDR family oxidoreductase produces the protein MTETKDQTLAGRVALVTGAGNGIGRATALKLAARGAIVGVNDLKPEFVNGTVDAIKTAGGNAVAVTQDVSSRDGMRQTVLGLAESQRRFDILVNNAAWVRYQSVPDIAPETVDRMLNIGFKAIIWGIQAAAEVMDAERGGAIVNVASVAGLISAKNSIVYSGIKAGVMGITRAAAAELGARNIRVNAVAPSAIPTEGTMRNRNAELDARRVARTPLGRLGTVDDIAKAICFLAGDESGFISAQVLTVDGGITLTNIA, from the coding sequence ATGACCGAGACCAAGGATCAAACCCTCGCAGGCCGCGTCGCTCTCGTCACCGGCGCCGGCAACGGCATCGGCCGCGCGACCGCGCTCAAGCTCGCCGCGCGCGGCGCGATCGTCGGCGTCAACGACCTGAAGCCGGAGTTCGTGAACGGAACGGTCGATGCGATCAAGACAGCGGGCGGCAACGCGGTTGCCGTCACGCAGGACGTCTCCAGCCGCGACGGTATGCGGCAGACGGTTCTCGGATTGGCGGAGAGTCAGAGGCGTTTCGACATCCTCGTCAACAACGCGGCGTGGGTGCGCTATCAATCCGTTCCGGACATCGCTCCGGAAACCGTCGATCGCATGCTCAACATCGGCTTCAAGGCGATCATCTGGGGAATCCAGGCCGCCGCGGAGGTCATGGATGCGGAGCGCGGCGGCGCCATCGTCAACGTCGCCTCGGTGGCCGGCCTGATCTCGGCCAAGAACAGCATCGTCTACAGCGGCATCAAGGCCGGTGTCATGGGCATCACGCGCGCTGCCGCGGCGGAGCTCGGCGCGCGCAACATCCGCGTCAACGCGGTCGCGCCCTCGGCGATTCCGACCGAGGGCACGATGCGCAACCGCAACGCCGAGCTCGATGCGCGCCGGGTCGCGCGGACGCCGCTCGGGCGGCTCGGCACCGTCGACGACATCGCCAAGGCGATCTGCTTCCTCGCCGGCGACGAGAGCGGCTTCATCTCGGCGCAGGTGCTCACCGTCGACGGCGGCATCACCCTGACCAACATTGCTTGA
- a CDS encoding acyl-CoA dehydrogenase family protein: MSMVEGLQPAEFAATAARAVTACAGLDVREQARNLAGDGLLGVIADEEVGGLALPLGFAVPVIAAAHSGLLGFPLLETILVSRLLQSSLTRLAAAIVSGERLATIAWQGEAIADREGGLLTLSGTIARAPCAATVDHILVRMGGGAAALIPAKAKGVLVEDAAGLDLTVPEHVVRLEKVEVPIGSVLPVGTWDGLNSDANLLRAAAILGSAEACLALAQEHASTRRQFGHALSYNQAIRHALARQKLGLESIRHAITRGLSEGGGPVQRDAAFLAAATYGSSISEGALQIHGGMGFTWDVPVHRHLRRIRTLQAQGDASGLISAFGRRYVSEIAPFAETGA; encoded by the coding sequence ATGAGCATGGTCGAAGGACTTCAGCCCGCCGAGTTCGCGGCAACCGCGGCACGCGCAGTGACCGCATGCGCGGGCCTGGACGTTCGCGAACAGGCGCGCAATCTCGCCGGCGACGGTCTGCTCGGCGTCATCGCGGATGAGGAGGTGGGCGGGCTCGCCCTCCCGCTCGGCTTCGCGGTGCCGGTGATCGCGGCTGCGCATTCGGGATTGCTCGGCTTTCCGCTGCTGGAGACCATTCTCGTCAGCCGGCTGCTCCAGTCGTCGCTGACGCGTCTTGCCGCCGCGATCGTGTCCGGCGAGAGACTGGCGACGATCGCCTGGCAGGGCGAGGCGATCGCCGACCGGGAGGGCGGATTGCTGACGCTGAGCGGCACGATCGCGCGCGCGCCGTGCGCGGCGACCGTCGACCACATCCTGGTACGGATGGGTGGCGGTGCCGCGGCGCTGATCCCGGCCAAGGCCAAAGGCGTCCTGGTGGAGGACGCGGCTGGCCTCGACCTGACGGTGCCGGAGCATGTGGTGCGGCTCGAGAAAGTCGAAGTTCCCATCGGCTCCGTCCTGCCGGTCGGCACATGGGACGGGCTCAACTCCGACGCCAATTTGCTCCGCGCCGCCGCCATCCTGGGATCGGCCGAGGCGTGCCTGGCGCTCGCGCAGGAGCATGCCTCGACGCGCCGCCAGTTCGGTCACGCCTTGTCCTATAATCAGGCGATCCGTCATGCGCTGGCGCGCCAGAAACTCGGATTAGAGAGCATCCGTCATGCGATCACGCGCGGCCTGTCCGAGGGCGGTGGCCCGGTTCAGCGCGACGCGGCGTTCCTGGCTGCGGCGACCTATGGCAGCTCGATCAGCGAAGGCGCGTTGCAGATCCATGGCGGCATGGGCTTCACATGGGACGTGCCGGTGCATCGCCATCTGCGCCGCATCCGCACACTCCAGGCACAGGGTGATGCCAGCGGCCTGATCAGCGCATTCGGCCGCCGTTACGTGTCGGAAATTGCACCGTTCGCAGAGACGGGAGCGTGA
- a CDS encoding SDR family NAD(P)-dependent oxidoreductase, which translates to MAAQGQVAGLLHDRRVVVTGAGAGIGRAIALGIAAAGAKVVVTDLRQDRAESAARDIRDVGKEALACALDVTDAAACSELAKRVDEEIGPADVVVNNAGIIIREPIDSPRAHENWRQVFDVNVNGTFNVVHAFIPALRKTHGSIINVASVAAFGGMNGALGYSPSKGAVRLFTQALARDLAPDGIRVNAVAPGIIATEMSESTRDNPARLSGLMARTPMKRVGQPDEIAGPVIFLASAMASYVNGVILPVDGGYLA; encoded by the coding sequence ATGGCTGCGCAGGGTCAGGTCGCGGGCCTGCTGCACGATCGCCGCGTCGTGGTGACGGGGGCGGGGGCGGGGATCGGACGTGCAATCGCGCTCGGCATCGCCGCTGCCGGCGCGAAGGTGGTCGTGACCGATCTGCGGCAGGACCGGGCAGAGTCCGCCGCGCGCGACATCAGGGACGTGGGCAAGGAGGCGCTCGCCTGCGCGCTCGATGTGACCGATGCTGCGGCCTGCAGCGAGTTGGCGAAGCGTGTGGACGAGGAGATCGGCCCCGCCGACGTCGTCGTCAACAATGCCGGGATCATCATCCGCGAGCCGATCGACAGTCCGCGCGCTCATGAGAACTGGCGCCAGGTCTTCGACGTCAACGTCAACGGCACCTTCAACGTGGTTCATGCCTTCATCCCCGCGTTGCGCAAGACGCACGGGTCCATCATTAACGTTGCCTCGGTCGCGGCCTTTGGCGGCATGAATGGTGCGCTCGGCTATTCGCCGTCCAAGGGGGCGGTGCGGCTGTTCACGCAGGCACTTGCCCGCGATCTCGCGCCCGACGGCATCCGGGTCAACGCCGTTGCGCCCGGCATCATCGCGACCGAGATGAGCGAAAGTACGCGCGACAATCCGGCGCGGCTCTCCGGCCTGATGGCGCGCACCCCGATGAAGCGCGTAGGGCAGCCCGACGAGATCGCAGGACCCGTGATCTTTCTGGCATCAGCGATGGCATCCTATGTCAACGGCGTCATCCTGCCGGTCGACGGCGGGTATCTCGCCTAG
- a CDS encoding acyl-CoA dehydrogenase — protein sequence MQAVAGENLTGEAYRDAMHRWLHANLPASFRSDSAAFAAPTLQQSVAWEAAMYRAGLTGITWPQAYGGHGRSLREHLIANQEIGRLAMPESVNSIGKELAGPIILAVGTEEQKRRFLPAILEMRNIWCQGFSEPEAGSDLAGLRTRATRDGDGWRINGQKIWTSGAYRAQRCLVLARTGPLEDRHRGLAMFAVPLDAKGVRVRTIKSIDGRESFCEVFFDEVEVAQTDAIGAPDEGWAAAIRVLEIERATNRMYRAWRFENELRHLIAASKTDPALSAMVADRHYAVRLGEVAVEIEVLKAHVETAVEALASGDKIGARGSLAKLHWSESHQRFAALAIELLSQASLPQNPAIKVARRRFETIYLQARAETIYAGTTEIQLGIIADRILQLSRGK from the coding sequence ATGCAAGCCGTCGCAGGCGAGAACCTGACGGGCGAAGCCTATCGCGATGCGATGCATCGTTGGCTGCATGCCAATCTGCCCGCCAGCTTCCGCAGCGACAGCGCTGCGTTCGCCGCGCCTACGCTGCAGCAGTCCGTCGCCTGGGAGGCGGCGATGTACCGCGCCGGCCTCACCGGCATCACCTGGCCGCAGGCCTATGGCGGGCACGGCCGCTCCTTGCGCGAACACCTCATCGCCAATCAGGAGATCGGCCGGCTTGCGATGCCGGAGAGCGTCAACTCGATCGGCAAGGAGCTTGCCGGTCCGATTATCCTGGCCGTCGGCACCGAGGAGCAAAAGCGGCGCTTCCTGCCGGCGATCCTCGAGATGCGCAACATCTGGTGCCAAGGCTTCTCCGAGCCCGAGGCCGGCTCCGACCTTGCGGGCCTGCGGACGCGCGCGACGCGGGATGGCGACGGTTGGCGCATCAACGGCCAGAAGATCTGGACCAGCGGCGCCTATCGCGCCCAGCGCTGCCTGGTGCTCGCGCGCACCGGACCGCTGGAGGACCGCCATCGCGGCCTTGCCATGTTCGCGGTGCCGCTCGATGCCAAGGGCGTACGCGTGCGTACCATCAAATCGATCGACGGCCGCGAGAGCTTTTGCGAGGTGTTCTTCGACGAGGTCGAAGTTGCCCAGACGGATGCGATCGGCGCGCCCGACGAGGGCTGGGCTGCGGCCATCCGCGTACTCGAGATCGAGCGCGCGACCAACCGCATGTATCGCGCTTGGCGATTTGAGAACGAGCTGCGCCATTTGATCGCCGCCAGCAAGACCGATCCGGCGCTGTCGGCGATGGTCGCGGACCGGCACTATGCGGTCCGGCTCGGCGAGGTCGCAGTCGAGATCGAGGTGTTGAAGGCGCATGTCGAGACCGCCGTCGAGGCGCTCGCGAGCGGCGACAAGATCGGGGCGCGCGGCAGTCTTGCGAAGCTACACTGGAGTGAATCGCATCAGCGCTTCGCTGCGCTCGCGATCGAGCTGCTGTCGCAGGCCTCACTGCCGCAGAACCCGGCGATCAAGGTGGCACGGCGACGCTTCGAGACCATCTATCTCCAGGCGCGTGCCGAGACGATCTACGCCGGCACCACCGAGATTCAGCTCGGTATCATCGCCGACCGGATCCTCCAGCTGTCGCGAGGCAAATAA
- a CDS encoding ABC transporter substrate-binding protein, which translates to MKRSTITALGMMALLFTNAPLHAQGISGDVVKIGIMNDQNGPYADNCGLGSVAAAKLAVADFGGTVGGKKIELVIADDQNKPDVGVAIAMRWVDNEGVDAIVGCSASSIALAVQEIMKNRKRPYMLAGTAGSFFTNDKCSPMTTQWVVDTYAQPKATVKALLAQGVDSWFFLTVDYAFGKAWQTDATNFIKAGGGKVVGSVLHPLNASDLSSFLLTAQASGAKAIALANSGSDFANAIKQAQEFGLTKSQLLVPLGLMISQTHGIGLKDLQNVRLTTPFYWDMTPESRAFAKRYAEATGGQLLNEGKSATYSAITHYLKAVAAAGADDGEAVMRQMKNTPVNDFEMKNVSIRADGQVMRPLYVARIKTPAESKYTYDYYEITGTIAPEDAWRPAPESACDLLKSQ; encoded by the coding sequence GTGAAGAGATCGACGATCACTGCGCTCGGCATGATGGCGTTGCTGTTCACGAATGCGCCCCTGCACGCGCAGGGCATTTCCGGCGATGTCGTCAAGATCGGCATCATGAACGACCAGAACGGTCCCTATGCCGACAATTGCGGCCTTGGTTCGGTCGCTGCGGCCAAGCTCGCGGTCGCCGATTTCGGCGGAACGGTCGGCGGCAAGAAGATCGAGCTCGTGATCGCCGACGACCAGAACAAGCCCGATGTCGGCGTCGCCATCGCCATGCGCTGGGTCGACAATGAGGGCGTCGATGCCATCGTCGGCTGCTCGGCGTCCTCGATCGCGCTTGCGGTGCAGGAGATCATGAAGAACCGCAAGAGGCCCTACATGCTGGCCGGCACGGCGGGCTCGTTCTTCACCAACGACAAATGCTCGCCGATGACGACGCAATGGGTGGTCGATACCTATGCCCAGCCCAAGGCCACGGTGAAGGCGCTGCTCGCGCAGGGCGTCGACAGTTGGTTCTTCCTGACCGTCGACTACGCTTTCGGCAAGGCCTGGCAGACCGACGCGACCAACTTCATCAAGGCCGGCGGCGGCAAGGTGGTCGGCTCGGTGCTGCATCCGCTGAATGCGTCGGATCTCTCCTCGTTCCTGCTGACGGCGCAGGCCAGTGGCGCCAAGGCGATCGCACTCGCTAATTCGGGCTCTGATTTCGCCAATGCGATCAAGCAGGCCCAGGAGTTCGGGCTGACCAAGTCGCAGCTGCTCGTTCCGCTCGGCCTCATGATCAGCCAAACTCACGGGATTGGCCTGAAAGACCTCCAGAACGTGCGGCTGACGACTCCGTTCTACTGGGACATGACGCCGGAGAGCCGGGCCTTTGCCAAGCGCTACGCCGAGGCGACGGGCGGCCAGCTGCTCAACGAGGGCAAGTCGGCCACCTACAGCGCCATCACGCATTATTTGAAGGCGGTCGCCGCCGCGGGCGCCGACGACGGCGAGGCCGTGATGCGGCAGATGAAGAACACGCCGGTCAACGATTTCGAGATGAAGAACGTCAGCATCCGGGCCGACGGCCAGGTGATGCGCCCGCTCTATGTCGCACGGATCAAGACGCCGGCGGAATCCAAATACACCTACGATTATTACGAGATCACCGGCACGATCGCGCCCGAGGACGCGTGGCGGCCGGCGCCGGAGAGCGCCTGCGACCTTCTCAAGTCGCAGTGA
- a CDS encoding acetate--CoA ligase family protein, whose protein sequence is MRPGQGLDALMSPRSIAIIGASQEATKIGGRPVDLLRRHGYAGRIYPVNPKAATVQGLQAYGSVADLPEAPDLAIVAVDAERAGEAVEQCVARGVRSVVVFSSGFAELGEQGRAMQDRLRVAARGSGMRLLGPNCLGAVSVAERSIATFSIVLEHGMPAAGSLGIVSQSGNLGSYTMRLASERGVGVSRFITTGNECDIDIADGIAWMARDPATKVILCCLEACRDAGRLISALEEARDAGKPVIAMKIGTSSAGQAAAASHTGAMAGSDAVFDALFARCGAVRVRSIDELIDLGHAASILLPDRLPKGPDIAILTASGGFGVLLADAAQSVGLTLPELGEETQRQILELVPFASARNPVDATAQMSSRPDLLEKIMTAVVADERTDTVILPLPFSLHLPRLRSIYMDSLRNMRAQFPHRPIVLCVDGPDDALAELHALGFPTIASFDGCCATVAALVRLQAASQRSQDAPATIAQAKPLPADAFRHELGAKRALADAGVPVLVEHLVQDADAAVRAATEIGYPVVLKIASPDLPHKTEAGGVVVGVGSEADVRRAYAQMRDRVATRAPKATIDGVIVAPMAKGVAELILGSRIDPVFGPVVMVGLGGIFAEILQDSAVQMAPVSEAQAMAMLTSLKAFAVLDGARGRPRADLDAAARAVAALSRFAAAHADTVAEIDVNPLLLRTEGEGAVALDALLILTGAQARH, encoded by the coding sequence ATGCGGCCGGGACAGGGTCTCGACGCGCTGATGTCGCCGCGCTCGATCGCGATCATCGGCGCTTCGCAGGAGGCGACGAAGATCGGCGGGCGGCCGGTCGATCTGTTGCGCCGCCACGGCTATGCGGGCCGGATCTATCCGGTCAATCCCAAGGCTGCGACGGTGCAGGGACTGCAAGCCTACGGCTCCGTCGCCGACCTGCCGGAAGCGCCCGACCTCGCCATCGTCGCGGTCGATGCGGAACGCGCGGGCGAAGCCGTCGAGCAGTGCGTCGCCCGCGGCGTCCGCAGCGTCGTCGTCTTCTCCTCGGGCTTTGCCGAGCTCGGCGAGCAGGGGCGCGCCATGCAGGACCGGCTGCGCGTCGCCGCGCGGGGCAGCGGCATGCGCCTGCTTGGGCCGAATTGCCTTGGCGCGGTCAGCGTCGCCGAGAGGAGCATCGCGACCTTCTCGATCGTGCTCGAGCACGGCATGCCGGCTGCGGGTTCGCTCGGCATCGTGTCGCAGAGCGGCAATCTCGGCAGCTACACCATGCGCCTTGCCAGCGAGCGCGGCGTCGGCGTCAGCCGCTTCATCACCACCGGCAACGAGTGCGACATCGACATTGCCGATGGCATTGCCTGGATGGCACGTGACCCCGCCACCAAGGTGATCCTGTGCTGTCTCGAAGCGTGCCGCGACGCCGGCCGCCTGATCTCCGCACTGGAGGAGGCGCGTGATGCCGGCAAACCCGTCATCGCCATGAAGATCGGGACGTCGTCGGCAGGCCAGGCCGCCGCGGCCTCGCACACCGGCGCGATGGCGGGATCTGATGCTGTGTTCGACGCGCTGTTTGCCCGTTGCGGCGCGGTGCGGGTGCGCAGCATCGATGAGCTGATCGATCTCGGCCATGCCGCGTCGATCCTGCTGCCGGACCGGCTGCCGAAGGGGCCGGACATCGCGATCCTCACGGCGTCGGGCGGCTTCGGCGTACTGCTTGCGGACGCCGCCCAGTCGGTCGGACTGACGTTGCCGGAGCTCGGCGAGGAGACGCAACGCCAGATTCTGGAGCTGGTGCCCTTTGCGTCGGCCCGCAATCCGGTCGACGCCACCGCGCAGATGTCGAGCCGGCCTGATCTCCTGGAGAAGATCATGACCGCCGTCGTGGCGGACGAACGGACCGACACGGTGATCCTGCCGCTGCCATTCTCGCTGCATCTGCCGCGCCTGCGCTCCATCTACATGGACAGCTTGCGCAACATGCGCGCGCAATTTCCCCACCGCCCGATCGTCCTGTGCGTGGACGGCCCGGATGATGCGCTGGCCGAGCTGCACGCGCTGGGTTTTCCGACCATCGCGAGCTTCGACGGTTGCTGCGCAACCGTTGCCGCGTTGGTGCGGTTGCAGGCCGCATCGCAACGTTCGCAGGACGCGCCCGCGACAATCGCGCAGGCGAAGCCGCTTCCGGCAGACGCTTTCCGCCATGAGCTTGGCGCCAAGCGGGCGCTTGCCGACGCCGGCGTTCCGGTGCTGGTCGAACATCTCGTGCAGGATGCGGATGCAGCAGTGCGCGCCGCCACCGAGATCGGTTATCCCGTGGTGCTGAAGATCGCCTCGCCCGACCTGCCGCACAAGACGGAGGCCGGCGGCGTTGTGGTGGGCGTCGGTTCGGAAGCCGATGTCCGGCGCGCCTATGCCCAGATGCGCGATCGCGTCGCCACCCGCGCGCCCAAGGCAACAATCGACGGCGTGATCGTGGCGCCGATGGCCAAGGGCGTTGCGGAACTGATCCTCGGCAGCCGCATCGACCCCGTGTTCGGACCGGTGGTGATGGTCGGCCTCGGCGGCATCTTTGCAGAGATTCTCCAGGATTCCGCGGTGCAGATGGCTCCGGTCAGCGAAGCGCAGGCGATGGCGATGCTGACATCGCTCAAGGCATTCGCGGTGCTCGACGGCGCGCGCGGCCGGCCGCGCGCCGACCTCGACGCCGCGGCCCGGGCCGTTGCCGCGCTGTCGCGTTTTGCCGCAGCGCATGCCGACACCGTCGCCGAGATCGACGTCAACCCGCTGCTGCTCCGCACCGAGGGCGAGGGGGCGGTGGCGCTCGACGCGCTGCTGATTCTGACCGGCGCGCAGGCACGGCACTGA
- a CDS encoding enoyl-CoA hydratase/isomerase family protein translates to MSGDIVTLEVSDNIALVTLNRPPVNALDRAMRDRIVAVFDEISERQDVRVAILTGAGKVFCSGADLKDRPDPAKIGAFHSHNRITRETGNCIRECAKPVIAAINGVALGAGVGLMASCDIFYACEEAVFGMPEINVGLAGGAAMLNTIFGRSLMRRMFFTGYRVPAAELYRLGIIEACTTKENLIPEAMKLAREIASKSPIAMEYAKNAANMVELMPPRDAYRFEQNITMALSKTEDAKEARMAFLEKRAPVFKGR, encoded by the coding sequence ATGTCAGGAGATATCGTCACCCTAGAAGTGTCCGACAACATCGCGCTGGTGACGCTGAACCGTCCTCCGGTGAACGCGCTCGATCGCGCCATGCGCGACCGCATCGTGGCGGTGTTCGACGAGATTTCCGAGCGCCAGGACGTCAGGGTCGCGATCCTGACCGGCGCCGGCAAGGTGTTCTGCAGCGGCGCGGATCTGAAGGATCGCCCGGATCCGGCGAAGATCGGCGCGTTTCACAGTCACAACCGGATCACGCGCGAGACCGGCAATTGCATCCGTGAATGTGCCAAGCCCGTCATCGCGGCGATCAACGGCGTTGCGCTCGGCGCGGGTGTCGGCCTGATGGCCTCCTGCGACATCTTCTACGCCTGCGAGGAGGCCGTCTTCGGCATGCCCGAGATCAATGTCGGTCTCGCCGGCGGTGCCGCGATGCTGAACACGATATTCGGTCGCTCGCTGATGCGCCGGATGTTCTTCACCGGCTATCGCGTGCCGGCTGCCGAGCTCTACCGCCTTGGCATCATCGAGGCCTGCACGACCAAGGAAAACCTGATTCCGGAGGCGATGAAGCTTGCACGCGAGATCGCCTCGAAGAGCCCGATCGCGATGGAATACGCCAAGAACGCGGCGAACATGGTCGAGCTGATGCCGCCGCGCGATGCCTATCGCTTCGAGCAGAACATCACCATGGCCCTGTCCAAGACCGAGGACGCCAAGGAGGCGCGCATGGCGTTCCTCGAGAAGCGCGCGCCGGTGTTCAAGGGGCGCTGA
- a CDS encoding tripartite tricarboxylate transporter substrate binding protein: MPRISRRQATALIAGALAAPLGAPAIVRARASQIFIIVPYAPGGSIDSLMRSIAKAMAENLDQPVLVDNKPGANGIVGSQYVARAPKDGSVLLAGGTGPISLNVLLRKNLPYKLEDFASVAMLCNGPLSLTVNARTPATDVKSFVAYAKGRDKPLFYATLGPGSVTHLFGIMMGKSMGFSVTEVAYRNNPASIMETLSGECDLNFATPAAVIEHARAGQLRILAVSSEKRMASFPEIPTLAESGHPDLTASFWTALHAPAGTPRDVIARLNAAANAAMQKPEIAKQLDTDGLMVDTGAPERLDAQLTKDAALWGPVIKAQNIVLE; encoded by the coding sequence GTGCCCAGGATCAGCCGACGCCAGGCGACAGCTCTGATCGCCGGCGCCCTCGCCGCGCCGCTCGGCGCGCCCGCAATCGTCAGGGCGCGTGCGTCGCAAATTTTCATCATCGTGCCCTATGCGCCCGGCGGTTCGATCGACAGCCTGATGCGCTCGATCGCAAAGGCGATGGCGGAAAACCTGGACCAGCCGGTTCTGGTCGACAACAAGCCCGGCGCCAACGGCATCGTCGGATCGCAATATGTGGCGCGCGCGCCGAAGGACGGATCCGTCCTGCTCGCCGGCGGCACGGGACCGATTTCGCTGAACGTCCTGCTACGCAAGAACCTGCCCTACAAGCTCGAGGACTTCGCCTCCGTCGCCATGCTCTGCAACGGACCGCTGTCGCTGACCGTGAATGCGCGCACGCCAGCCACCGACGTCAAGAGCTTCGTCGCCTACGCCAAGGGCCGCGACAAGCCGCTGTTCTACGCGACGCTAGGCCCGGGCAGCGTCACGCATCTGTTCGGGATCATGATGGGCAAGTCGATGGGATTTTCCGTCACCGAGGTTGCCTATCGCAACAATCCGGCCTCCATCATGGAGACGCTGTCGGGAGAGTGCGATCTCAATTTCGCAACGCCCGCCGCCGTCATCGAGCACGCTCGGGCCGGTCAGCTTCGCATCCTCGCGGTGTCCTCGGAAAAGCGCATGGCGAGCTTTCCCGAGATACCGACGCTGGCCGAATCCGGCCATCCCGACCTCACGGCCTCGTTCTGGACCGCGCTGCACGCGCCCGCCGGCACGCCGCGCGACGTCATCGCGCGGTTGAACGCGGCCGCGAACGCCGCAATGCAGAAGCCGGAGATCGCAAAGCAGCTCGATACCGACGGCCTGATGGTCGACACCGGCGCGCCGGAACGGCTCGACGCCCAACTGACCAAGGATGCCGCGCTCTGGGGACCGGTGATCAAGGCGCAGAACATCGTTCTGGAATGA